AGGAAAGTAATTCGGCACCATGCTCGGCGAAACCAAAGAGAGACTATATCGTTCGGCGAATGGCCCACCGATTTTTTTCAGGAATTTGCGTTCCTTCCGCTCCCTGtccctccccttcttgtttttctttttcaaggcATCGAACTGAAGAGAGTCGTAGTCGCGAAGTTTCTCAAAAACGCCCTTCGGAGGAGACGGGAGTGTAGACCACTGTCTCCGCAACGAGACAAGATAGTCCTCCTTTGACGCGACGGAGACGATGTCCTTTGCAGCCGGTTCCAATACATCGCCAATATGAACCTTGTGATGATCTTGCAGGATGAAGTGATCAATGTTCATATGTCCGTAGAGACCCGTCACAACCACGTCGCGATAGCGGTCTACCCACAGGGTGTATTTCTGCCAGCAACTTTCATCCCAgttcctcttctctttcgaGCGGGCGGGAGCAACATGGCCCATCAGGATGGCCTTCATCCCGCGATCTCGGAGCAACTGAAGTTGCACTCGCAGCCATTCCATGTGTTCATAACCAGGTTCCGACTTGGCACTGCATCCATCCACCGCACTGTTGGAATCGAAAAAGTACATGGTGTTCAGACTGATGACGGCCAGCTTACTAGGAATGACCTCCACGGTAAACCACCCTCCTTCCACGAACGAGTGCCGCTGGTCCTCTGGGATAAAATGCCGCCAGATCTCGGCGTACCTTTTCGTCCACGTATTGGGCCCACCGCGGAAGATGTTGTGGGGCAGAATGTCGTTATTGCCGAAGGTCGGGATCACAGGCACCGACAGGCGCGGTGCGTTCGCAGGGATATTGGGGGTATCGCGCACTCCAAACACATCGACCCATTTCTGCGCCATGAACCGGTTGAGCGAGACGACCTCATCGTCTGAGCGCGGGTGTTTCTCGTCGTTATCATGACGGACGGAATCGCCCGTCCAGATGACGAAATCGATGTCATCCTTGAGGTTTTGCTCAATCCATCGAAATGTCTCATTGACTAGGGACAGGGGAGAATCGCAATCGGTCCCTTCGGCACCAAAATACCCCGCTGATCCCTTGCCGCGATGGCATGTTCCGCCCTTCTCATCAGCCTGGGACCCAACCTTGTAGTATCGGTCCGGGTGGAAATCTATTACCGCGGCAGAGGAGATGGTTAGCATTGCCCTTTCGCTAAGCCCATCGGCGGGTACGCCATGCATTGAGAATCATGTCCAGGCACGTACCAGTGATGTGTAGAAATCGACCACGAGGTCGAGGTGTGACTGACTCGGGTGATGTGTGGGAATCTTGGGGCAATGGTTCGAGGGTGCTGGACAACACAATAGAATCGGCCAAGGGCTGTTGCTCGGCTGGGATCACGGACGCCGCCGCAGTGACCCATAGACCGAACAGGGCCACTGTCGACAACATGTTGATATGGCACTAGGCTGCCTATTTTGGGTGTGCCTGGGAGTGTATAATCATCCGCCGTGAAGGAAAAATATGcaattgggggaggggggaggcAGGTTTGTGCAAGGAAAGGGTCCGACAGATTGCGATCTTATCGCGACGGCGGCGTCACGTCACAGTGCAGCCaccgtttttttttttttgcgcaAACCCTCGAGGGGCTCCTCCACTGGCAGGCGGCAGCTGCCTTAATGAAGCGCCAATCGGCCCGGCCACGGGATGCTGAGTCACCTCGGACGAGAGGCAGTACTCCTACTACTGGACCCGACGGTGGACTGCAGCGACTTCCTGAATACCTGGATGGGAATGGCTCTCCCCCTTCAACATCAACTCGGGGCAGGCGCGACTGTGAAATGCGAGAGCGTCCAAGAGACCAAGATCATCTCGTGCGACCAGCTGCTCAATTTGTATGCAAAATGATCGCCCGAGCACGGGGCAAGCGCATTCCAGTGCATCTAAAGTGTGATCCCACATGTCAGATCTCTGGATCCTCGTTCGCTCCCTGGACCTGTGCACCTGCCCAAGGCCCACTTCTTAGCTTCCTCCATTCAGGCGGCCGAGCGGCCGAGGGGTCCATCTGGGGATGAGGATTGGCGTAGGTGGATCTCCAGATTCGATCGAAGTGCATGTAAAAATGCCATCGGTCGGCGCGCTAACCCCCAAAAGGTCCTGACAGAACTTCGTCTTCTGATCAGGGTCTGAATGACCGATCGGACGACAGCCTCTTGGCCTCCATACTTGCTTCCGCACTGCTCGACGGGAGTCGACCTCCTTGACTCAACAGCTGATTGAATTCCAAGCAGACCTTGAGCATCTATCTAACAGAAGTCGTTGGAGATGAGTCTTTGATCGAGAAGCCTCCGTATCCATCCCGTTGTACGAGGTTCCAGGTGGAGAAGAGTCTCGTTGGGCATAAGCAAGGCTGAAATGCTACTTCATTTGTACTAGGACCTCTCCGACTCAGTTGCAGAGGGAAGGTCGCTGGAACAGGAACGGGGACCACTATTGACAGCATCCATTTGGCTCATGATGTATTACTCACTGGCCGGCCAATTCATGTGtggtgtgtatgtgtgtacTTGATATGTCCCTGTGCTGGATGCCAACTGCCGTAGTCGAGCCTTCATGCTCGATGTGGGAATATCAAAGTGACTGCCAAGGGGCGGGAAATCCGAAGCAAGTTTAGAACGTAGGCCTTCCGCCTGTTGGGgtttattttcatttttgttCATTATTAAAAAAAGATAGGCGACGTGAGGGTTTATATATGTATCGATCATGTTGAATGATTCTCTTTCGAGACTGCTATGTTGATCGATCCTGGGGGGCACAGATTTCGTAACGTCGTAAGGTGATGGTTGTGGCCATGACACGCTTCCAACCATGCGGCCGGGTGTGAACGGCATCGTGTTCAGAAAAGGGCGGCTCCTCTCACCGAGCGTAATCATAGCTCATACCGCGGCATTTCAGCCAAAAGGTCCGAACGACTTCAATGAATTGTTGACGTGCTCCGCGCGCAACAACGAGCGACTCCAAGAAGCGAGATTTTTCCTGGGCACTGAGATATGAGCCTTGTGGTGCAGATTCATTGGCACTGCGAGGCTCTAGCGCGGCCAAGGCATGGCTGATGCTAGGGCGAGCGAGCCCCATCTTTTTGAATATGAGCCGACGGAGAACGTCGCTGAGATAGCCAAGATTCGACCGTGCGCAGTGGCCGGAGATCTGGTGAATGAGAGTTTGACTAAGTGGAGAGATAAACTGATCAAGCACCTGATCCAGAGCAGCAGTCTCTTCCGGCGATTCGCCTCGAAGGTCAATGAGGGTGACCCAAAAAGCGGTAGCCGAGCGAAGCGTCAGCGCCTCGGCTCGGGTGAGTGCCTGAAGAGCAAAGTGTAAGGGGATTGCAAAGACAGGAGTAGTCCGATACGCTGACTCGGAGTTCAGAGAAGGGAGTGGATCGGTtaaagagaagagaagcgtGTAGTACTTGGCGATGAGGCGAGTGTAGAAATCAACGCAAGCGTTGGCAGTCTCGGGATCGTAGAGCTCTGGGTGGTCGAGCATTGAAACGAAGAGCTGAGCAACGTGACGCATCAGCGCGACCG
The window above is part of the Penicillium oxalicum strain HP7-1 chromosome VI, whole genome shotgun sequence genome. Proteins encoded here:
- a CDS encoding Endopolyphosphatase produces the protein MLSTVALFGLWVTAAASVIPAEQQPLADSIVLSSTLEPLPQDSHTSPESVTPRPRGRFLHITDFHPDRYYKVGSQADEKGGTCHRGKGSAGYFGAEGTDCDSPLSLVNETFRWIEQNLKDDIDFVIWTGDSVRHDNDEKHPRSDDEVVSLNRFMAQKWVDVFGVRDTPNIPANAPRLSVPVIPTFGNNDILPHNIFRGGPNTWTKRYAEIWRHFIPEDQRHSFVEGGWFTVEVIPSKLAVISLNTMYFFDSNSAVDGCSAKSEPGYEHMEWLRVQLQLLRDRGMKAILMGHVAPARSKEKRNWDESCWQKYTLWVDRYRDVVVTGLYGHMNIDHFILQDHHKVHIGDVLEPAAKDIVSVASKEDYLVSLRRQWSTLPSPPKGVFEKLRDYDSLQFDALKKKNKKGRDRERKERKFLKKIGGPFAERYSLSLVSPSMVPNYFPTLRVVEYNVTGLKSSSIHDHGSADGVEGSGTIPSVGLEHVESSSIEAEKKRKKNKKNKDKDRKPPSFPIPEPPSSSAPPGPAYSNQPFTLLSYTQYFANLTRLNAEVAVTQGHKDPQIEFEVEYSTLDEGACQMADLTVRSFLELAIKIGEDGPVASAESPATDTPTGEVAVQKKAINQAWRTFLHRAFTGFIGVDEPN